The following coding sequences lie in one Spinacia oleracea cultivar Varoflay chromosome 1, BTI_SOV_V1, whole genome shotgun sequence genomic window:
- the LOC110783009 gene encoding uncharacterized protein, protein MASSQAARPSISSKNREILDGIKKKVHAENVGNQAAAQTTTHAEMLNNGVGTVKFQEKKDWSGSVFGSYPQSIATSRSGKFSHRGVPPQDVEGSMGGIVYVGPRVQGGSDDCAWVFAWSVAGDGTPNKVYAECGLASKYPPGNINWDKIKTSLTTASSEIEYSDDTSRSEISASIDASGNTPALAVVFQVNP, encoded by the exons ATGGCCTCCTCACAAGCAGCAAGACCATCCATCAGTTCAAAGAACAGAGAGATTTTGGATGGGATAAAGAAGAAGGTGCATGCAGAAAATGTAGGAAATCAGGCAGCAGCCCAAACAACCACACATGCCGAAATGCTGAATAATGGGGTGGGAACCGTAAAGTTCCAGGAGAAGAAAGATTGGTCTGGGTCTGTGTTTGGCTCTTACCCTCAAAGTATTGCTACTAGCCGTTCCGGTAAGTTTTCGCACCGAGGTGTCCCACCTCAGGACGTAGAAGGCTCCATGGGTGGCATTGTATATGTTGGCCCTAGGGTTCAAGGTGGTTCAGATGATTGTGCTTGGGTTTTTGCTTGGAGCGTTGCTGGCGATGGTACTCCTAACAAG GTCTATGCTGAATGTGGGCTCGCTTCAAAGTATCCTCCTGGCAATATTAACTGGGACAAAATTAAAACTTCACTGACAACAGCTAGCTCTGAAATTGAATACTCTGACGATACTTCTAGATCTGAGATCTCTGCTTCTATTGATGCTTCTGGCAATACTCCTGCTCTAGCTGTTGTCTTCCAAGTTAACCCTTGA
- the LOC110783010 gene encoding uncharacterized protein, which translates to MASVQQPQVFNDKQKAAIEKAMQDAQNVLSNNDNAKADGQYQLVAVGGVMENDLHRPIRLMKTHSAKGQFVTNPSGTIGGEALGVFVHQGATSHGHLPLVVGSKCAIIYATFDKMAPALGYLLAWDKPDDSNQVNKVYVEAGDPYKLEKMEWSEIEKKLDASTDKSRYYDNNATFAAAVAEIKDNGNKRALVAATFYQAGIIDPKP; encoded by the exons ATGGCTTCAGTGCAACAACCTCAGGTGTTCAATGACAAACAGAAAGCAGCAATCGAAAAGGCGATGCAAGACGCACAAAATGTCCTATCCAACAATGACAATGCAAAGGCGGATGGGCAATATCAGTTGGTTGCAGTAGGAGGTGTTATGGAAAATGACCTGCATCGGCCAATAAGGCTTATGAAAACTCACAGTGCTAAGGGACAATTCGTAACCAACCCTTCGGGGACAATCGGAGGAGAAGCTCTTGGTGTGTTTGTGCACCAAGGTGCTACTTCGCATGGACATCTTCCTTTGGTTGTAGGCTCCAAGTGTGCCATTATTTATGCTACTTTTGATAAGATGGCTCCTGCTCTTGGATATCTCTTGGCTTGGGATAAGCCCGATGATTCCAATCAAGTGAACAAG GTGTATGTGGAAGCTGGGGATCCTTACAAGCTAGAGAAAATGGAGTGGAGTGAAATAGAAAAAAAACTGGATGCATCGACCGACAAAAGTAGGTACTACGACAACAATGCAACATTTGCCGCAGCCGTTGCTGAAATTAAGGACAATGGAAATAAACGGGCTTTGGTTGCTGCTACCTTCTATCAGGCTGGAATCATCGACCCCAAGCCTTGA